A single window of Anopheles moucheti chromosome 2, idAnoMoucSN_F20_07, whole genome shotgun sequence DNA harbors:
- the LOC128310617 gene encoding high-affinity choline transporter 1, whose product MINIAGVVSIVLFYILILAVGIWAGRKKESGNDSEEEVMLAGRSIGLFVGIFTMTATWVGGGYINGTAEAIYTSGLVWCQAPFGYALSLVFGGIFFANPMRKQGYITMLDPLQDSFGERMGGLLFLPALCGEVFWAAGILAALGATLSVIIDMEQETSVILSACIAVFYTLFGGLYSVAYTDVIQLFCIFIGLWMCIPFAWANDHVKSLSSMDVDWIGEIGEGYTWFYLDYGLLLIFGGIPWQVYFQRVLSSKTAGRAQILSYVAAFGCILMAIPPVLIGAIAKATPWNETDYKGPWPLTTQETSMILPMVLQYLTPDFVSFFGLGAVSAAVMSSADSSVLSASSMFARNVYRLIFRQRASEMEIIWVMRVSILVVGVLSTIMALTIPSIYGLWSMCSDLVYCILFPQLLMVVHFKHHCNTYGSLAAYIIAFLVRLSGGESMLGLPALIHYPGYNEETSTQMFPFRTMAMIMSLITLVGVSWWTKWVFETGRWAPHYDYFRCVVNIPEELHRVGEPSDSGEQLSVMAGGMTRMYGAATMVGKDERNGRINPALEPDDDLPVVEAQRQMQQSAGGESGVAAPGTGPAQAHTAF is encoded by the exons ATGATTAATATCGCCGGCGTTGTCAGCATCGTTCTTTTCTACATCTTGATCCTTGCGGTCGGGATATGGGCGGGCAGGAAAAAGGAGTCCGGAAATGATTCGGAGGAAGAAGTTATGTTAGCCGGACGTTCGATCGGCCTGTTTGTCGGCATTTTCACCATGACCG CTACATGGGTCGGAGGTGGTTACATTAACGGAACAGCGGAAGCAATCTACACATCCGGGCTAGTCTGGTGTCAGGCTCCGTTCGGTTATGCGCTCAGCTTAGTATTCG GTGGCATCTTCTTCGCGAACCCAATGCGAAAGCAAGGATACATCACGATGCTGGATCCGCTGCAGGATAGCTTCGGCGAACGGATGGGAGGTTTGCTCTTTCTGCCCGCACTCTGCGGAGAAGTGTTCTGGGCGGCAGGTATCTTGGCCGCTCTTGGCGCCACCCTGTCGGTCATCATCGACATGGAGCAGGAAACTTCGGTTATCCTGTCGGCGTGCATCGCCGTCTTCTACACCCTGTTCGGAGGGTTGTACTCCGTGGCGTACACGGACGTGATACAGCTGTTCTGTATCTTCATCGGGCTGTGGATGTGCATCCCGTTTGCGTGGGCCAACGATCACGTCAAGAGTCTGTCGTCGATGGACGTTGACTGGATCGGTGAGATCGGCGAGGGCTACACCTGGTTCTATCTGGACTACGGCCTGTTGCTAATATTTGGCGGTATTCCCTGGCAG GTATACTTCCAGCGTGTTCTTTCCAGCAAAACAGCTGGACGGGCTCAAATCCTATCGTACGTAGCAGCATTCGGTTGCATTCTGATGGCCATTCCACCCGTACTCATCGGTGCCATCGCAAAGGCAACAC CCTGGAACGAGACGGACTACAAGGGCCCGTGGCCACTAACGACCCAGGAAACGAGCATGATTCTGCCGATGGTGCTGCAGTATCTGACGCCAGACTTTGTGTCCTTCTTCGGGCTCGGGGCCGTCTCAGCCGCCGTTATGTCTTCGGCCGACTCATCGGTGCTGTCTGCTTCCTCAATGTTTGCCCGCAACGTTTATCGGCTGATCTTCCGGCAGCGTGCCTCCGAGATGGAAATTATCTGGGTCATGCGTGTGTCAATTCTGGTCGTCGGTGTACTGTCCACCATTATGGCCCTAACCATACCCTCGATTTATGGGCTCTG GTCAATGTGTTCCGACTTGGTGTACTGTATTCTCTTCCCGCAG CTTCTGATGGTGGTACATTTCAAGCATCATTGCAATACGTACGGCAGTTTGGCAGCGTACATAATCGCGTTCCTGGTGCGTCTGTCAGGGGGTGAATCCATGCTGGGTTTACCCGCTCTGATCCACTATCCGGGCTACAATGAAGAAACCAGCACCCAGATGTTCCCCTTCCGAACAATGGCCATGATCATGAGCCTGATCACGCTGGTGGGCGTATCCTGGTGGACAAA GTGGGTATTCGAAACTGGACGATGGGCACCACACTACGACTATTTCCGTTGCGTAGTGAATATACCGGAAGAATTGCACCGTGTTGGAGAGCCGTCGGATTCGGGCGAGCAG CTCTCGGTGATGGCTGGTGGTATGACGCGCATGTACGGTGCGGCTACAATGGTCGGTAAGGATGAGCGCAACGGACGAATAAATCCGGCCCTCGAGCCGGACGACGATCTGCCGGTGGTTGAGGCGCAGCGACAGATGCAACAATCCGCAGGCGGAGAAAGCGGTGTCGCAGCACCCGGCACTGGACCGGCTCAGGCCCATACGGCCTTTTGA